Genomic DNA from Epinephelus moara isolate mb chromosome 24, YSFRI_EMoa_1.0, whole genome shotgun sequence:
GCCGACCACAAAACCGCTTTCTAACAGCCATCCTCGGGTTAAATTGTGATTTGGCATCTGAAAATCTTCTGAATTCCTTTGATAGTTTAGTCTGCAGAGTCTGGGGGGGCAGAGGTTCAGACTGATAGGAGTTTGGAGCTCGGTCAATCAGACATTTTTTATTGAAGAGTAGTTTATGCAACTTTCCCACACTTGGAGCAGGTCAGATTAGTACTTCATCACTGGCCTGTATTTATACATCAGAAATTCTTTACATGCTTCATAAAAAGGTCCTGGATAAGGCACACAAATTACTCTTCATTGTACATCTGAAAGGGCCAAGGCACAAAGGCAGATAAGTGCTGGAAAAAAGGGCATTTTTGAGTATAATTCACTAATGTTTCAATAGCATTTCTGTTACACGCAAACTTTTTACACCAATCAGATACAAATCtgaagagagaaacaaaagcagtaaaaaaaatcagtttgagTCTAACATGAGATCAGAACTTTAATCCAGAAGCGTCTCTGGTTGTTTTTGGCTTCTCTCAGATGCATCTTGCTCATCGCCACCAACGTCAACACAAGTGTTAGAGAGTGGGTGTTAAAGAGCATCCCCATCATGAGTTTATCTGTCTCTGTTTAGTCTTTAACAGTGTGTAACAGTCTTTGGTATGCAGTCTGATGGTCCACTTGAGTGTGAAGATTAATGTCTGTTGCATAGCAGTGAGTTCGGTCACAGTCAGATGAAGAGCTAAGAGCTGTTTTTGCTCAGTATCGTTCTGTCTTCCCTCAAAGTGAAGGGCAGgaaatgtctttctttctctgtcccGCTCTTTGTCCCACAGTTCTTTGCTACCTGCAACCACATGACTCCACCACCATGTCCTCGTACTGCTTGTAGACGACGTTATTGGCCGAGTCGATGTAGAGTATGCTGATTGGGCTGAGTCGTGTTGGGACACAGCAGGTGGGCGGCGTCGACTCTGGGTCCATGGAGTTCATCAGCGTCTGTATGATGGCGTGGTTGGTCGGCTCAAGGTGCGAGCGGATAGGGAAGTCGCAGACGCCGTCGCAGTGAAAGGCCTCATACTCCAGCGGCGCGATGATCCAGTCGTCCCAGCCCATCTCTTTAAAGTTCACATGGAGTCGTCTCCTGTGACAACGCGGCTTCGTCTGCGTCTTCACTACCTGATGCTGGGGGAGGGTCTGTGGCGGCGGCTGCTGCTGCATCGGTTTTTTAGCCCCCCTCGTAGCAGGAGCTCGGCGCATTCGTCGCTGGGTGAACAAGTACTCATAGACGGTTTTATTGTCGTGGCCTGAACGCGCTTTGATCTCGTTGTAGAAAAGGTCCCGCTTCTTGCTTTTGCCAAATGCCAAGAAGAACGCCTTTTCCTTGTTGGTCCTGCCGGGTCGGGCGAAGCCCAGGGTGCGCAGATCCATGGGGCGACCGCCTCTGTGCTCCAGAGCCTCCAGTTCAAAGCACAGCTGCTGGGAGTGCTGGTTCTGCTGGGTTTTGGAGCCCCTGAAGACTTTCCATACGTCAAACACTTCCCATTTGCTGCTGAATCCGCCTCCGCTGAGCAGATCCTCCATTGTCTTCGTCTGGAGCAGCACAGTCTGTTGTTTACCTGAAGCGCAGGTGTACAGCTTCAGGCACGGGGACAAGATTCCTCCACCCCCTCTGTCAGTGGCTGTGGATCCCATCGAGGCCCTGCGGGGGTCAGACAGGCGCTTCCTCAGGATGCGTAGTTCGGCCCCCAGGAGCCCGTCTCGTTCCAGAGAGCTGACGTTGAAGTGATACCTCTGCCGTCTCAGCTGGGGCCCACGCTCATCTGCGAGggaggacagagacacaaagaaacagaaatatcAGTTCTGACTGACAGAGaggcaaatacacacacaggaagtggacaAATGACTTGTAGACATGTAAATAGTGCAGGTGTAACCAGCTGCACTGAGAGAAGGGACAGCAGGTTTAAAGGCACAAACAGATGTGAATACAcacatgctgcacacacacacacacacacacacacacacacacacacaaaggcatgAAGCATATAAAAACTGTAAGTATCACTAAACTGATCAATCAGACAatcgacagaaaattaatctgcaactttttcttttttaacctttaatgtccacactaacaaaaaaaaactttgaaaaaatatttgcagtttttatctccttgttttgttttgttttgtttaggcCTCTACCAAACAGTTGGGAAGACACTTCATAGTATTTGTAAACCAGaacaaaactagaattaccaccttgtgACCGTACGACTCTGCAGACCTGTCcagttgcagttacagtctccgtccatgtcagtgaaaacatggatgcttcacacacagaagatctatacaatcagcacagtttcaagattagagtcaccaattcagtatctgaccaaatgtctccccttctgttcctgagatatgacgttaaaacatgatgatgtcacagtcaagctgacctttgaccttttaaccttcattattttattctgttatacatttgtgtcaagttttgtcataattagggTATGGATTCCTGAGTtgtagccaaaaacatgttttgtatagtccaagtggacatttgcgCCAAATTCTAAGAAATGCCCTCAAGGTGTTTGTGAGATATCATGCTCACGAGAATGATCACTTCAGATATTGCAGTCACGAGAATGGCACGGACGGAAAACCAGAAAACATAATTCCTGCGGCCATGGCCATCGCCAGCGTGGGGCCGTAAATATCAAAATTATAAACCATACGCTGCTACGATGCCTGAAATGTGTTAATATACAAACACATATCTTACAGTACATTGAAAACATCTCAGACATTAAGCAGACATTAGCGTCAGTTCAGGAAGGACataatgtcaagctcagctcacatcccagctacatcagctgatctcaagcagcccaatcaactgatggatcagctgattgatgaagggagtcagctgatagatcacatgattcctttctatgcaaccaattggtgaatctcattcagggcgcccaatttaaactgctctggcctgcctactgttgctacttcctctgcaagctgctttgcaacctgcctccaccccagctcctccttttcatgctgtgtctgacttatcaatgtcatttctgtttgtcattgatgctgctctgttctgttcccggggttctttactgctgctctccctgccttagtctctccatgtaggcgcatggaagggcagagaggtgtgctctctctgcttcaggctttctgtgtaggcctaggaaaggcagaggggccccagaacagagccgtactgccaaatataatactgcaaagtttcctttgactaaagtggtcctgactgaaatggtTAAAAAAGCATACTGATATATGTTTTTCATCAAATATATAATGGAAAAGCATTAAACATATGGTATAATCAAGAGCGAATATTCATCCTTTTTCTATCTTATAAAAATTGTACAACTTTTACAATAAAAGATCAATTCAACTGTTTGGTTGCACGGGGCATGAGACAATAAAAAGTCCTACTCAGAAGCACCCATATATAAATATAGGATCATattaaatgtttcatttaaCAACACACAACATTAGCTCAGCTTTACTACCTTTACCATAAAAGGACAAATGAACCATTTGGTAGAGTATGTTTTTTATCTGCTCAGTAAGACCTCTGAAACTTTACCATGTTGAAAGAAATATGTCCACCTTTGAAAATCCCACCACACTGAGCCGTCATGTCTGCCGTGACCTTTTCTTATAACGTCCTGCAGGAGGCGAACTGCTAAGGCAAACTGTTTAAAGACACGGCGACATCTAGTGGATATTTCTTTTAGCATAATACAGTAAAACTTCAATttatagcctgggctattatttgcttaaatcactgaactcaacaggcctgtatttggAACAGGCTTTTAATGCCTTTaacacaaaactgtcactcagcaaagatcaggaaacaTAAATTGTTTATTCAAACTAATATGAATATTAGTTGTTGGAAAAAataggcttcagataacatattaattatgaattatttgATCTAACTCTGACAGACAGG
This window encodes:
- the gdf5 gene encoding growth/differentiation factor 5 yields the protein MKVVKRLSLLLSCWTLIYLHPVLGSLSRTRPTEHHHHRLGEAAERAAGGGEGEQAHGRAGRGIAGSSPAAGRQPVTTTGTWKPSPVSPARITRIRAGPPLIKGETTVIKSKLAAATSASSPSRSGTVPVNRAQLQQQQRDRAVSSGRKDAVRPWLPGGDAHGKAHAPAALSAHAAGKGVGTAAAGGGGGGAPGKKIGKVASRASAAAPVRTGPPQRATGAQKQQNAGPLAQRGASSKTQKPSDREAHHKQPLVIPHDYMLSLYWSLSTGDLNSSALHEAGLANTITSFVDKGQDERGPQLRRQRYHFNVSSLERDGLLGAELRILRKRLSDPRRASMGSTATDRGGGGILSPCLKLYTCASGKQQTVLLQTKTMEDLLSGGGFSSKWEVFDVWKVFRGSKTQQNQHSQQLCFELEALEHRGGRPMDLRTLGFARPGRTNKEKAFFLAFGKSKKRDLFYNEIKARSGHDNKTVYEYLFTQRRMRRAPATRGAKKPMQQQPPPQTLPQHQVVKTQTKPRCHRRRLHVNFKEMGWDDWIIAPLEYEAFHCDGVCDFPIRSHLEPTNHAIIQTLMNSMDPESTPPTCCVPTRLSPISILYIDSANNVVYKQYEDMVVESCGCR